Proteins from a single region of Desulfolutivibrio sulfoxidireducens:
- a CDS encoding cation:proton antiporter — protein sequence MHHVDLIADIGLSIVAATGLGVLAKALRQPLLLAYLAAGILLGPRMGLGLVTDEATISLIAEIGLILLLFIIGLEIDLKKLAASGRTLVVTGLSQFPLGVALGLGFFGVLGFSLGQGRFDALYLAVALALSSTMIVVKLLYDKFELTTLPGRITLGVLVFQDVWAILFLAVQPNLADPAVGTVLWSFVKGGLLVAAALAVSKFLLPRLFAFIAKVPELLLVTAVSWCFLVSGAAEAAGLSREMGALVAGVSLSTFPYNVDVIAKVINIRDFFVTLFFVGLGMQIPVPTGELLGYAAMASAFLVASRFASVFPVLYGLKNGLRPSLICSINLAQMSEFSLVIAALGLQMGHISDQTVGILTFVFAATSVASTYMIQYNHEIHKVLASGLRRLGFRDVAGGGDREPGHKDPDIVFLGFFREASSIFQDIGDLRPAAGEPDGVDPGRPWPPEILVVDFNPAVMRELARRGVRCVYGDVANLDTLAHTHIESARVVVSSIPNSVLRGTTNQRILRMVKRLCRRARVVVTANTIGGAISLYADGADFVFVPRVHSSRRTAEVVLAFLDGVGDEVREAERTGLAARDEVLG from the coding sequence ATGCACCACGTCGATCTGATCGCGGACATCGGCCTGTCCATCGTGGCCGCCACGGGGCTTGGGGTCCTGGCCAAGGCCCTGCGCCAACCCCTGCTTCTGGCCTACCTGGCGGCGGGCATCCTGCTCGGCCCCCGAATGGGCCTGGGGCTGGTCACGGACGAGGCCACCATCAGCCTGATCGCCGAGATCGGGCTGATTCTGCTCCTTTTCATCATCGGGCTTGAGATCGATTTGAAAAAGCTGGCCGCCTCGGGCCGGACCCTGGTGGTCACGGGCCTGTCCCAGTTCCCTCTGGGCGTGGCCCTGGGGCTTGGGTTTTTCGGCGTTCTGGGCTTTTCCCTGGGCCAGGGCCGCTTCGACGCCCTGTATCTGGCCGTGGCGTTGGCCCTAAGCAGCACCATGATCGTGGTCAAGCTGCTCTACGACAAGTTCGAGCTGACCACCCTGCCCGGGCGCATCACCCTGGGGGTCCTGGTCTTCCAGGACGTGTGGGCCATCTTGTTTTTGGCCGTGCAGCCCAATCTGGCCGATCCGGCCGTGGGCACGGTGCTTTGGTCCTTCGTCAAGGGCGGGCTTCTGGTCGCGGCGGCCCTGGCCGTGAGCAAGTTCCTGCTGCCCCGGCTGTTCGCGTTCATCGCCAAGGTCCCGGAACTGCTCCTGGTCACGGCCGTGTCCTGGTGCTTCCTGGTCAGCGGCGCGGCCGAGGCCGCTGGCCTGTCCCGGGAGATGGGGGCTCTGGTGGCCGGGGTCAGCCTGTCCACGTTTCCCTACAACGTGGACGTCATCGCCAAGGTCATCAATATCCGCGATTTTTTCGTGACGCTTTTTTTCGTGGGCCTGGGCATGCAGATCCCCGTGCCCACGGGCGAACTTCTCGGCTATGCGGCCATGGCCTCGGCCTTTCTGGTCGCCAGCCGGTTCGCCTCGGTGTTCCCGGTGCTCTACGGTCTAAAAAACGGCCTGCGGCCGAGCCTGATCTGTTCCATCAACCTGGCCCAGATGAGCGAGTTCTCCCTGGTCATCGCCGCCTTGGGCCTGCAGATGGGGCATATCTCGGATCAGACCGTGGGTATCCTGACCTTTGTCTTCGCCGCCACCTCCGTGGCCTCCACGTATATGATCCAGTACAACCACGAGATCCACAAGGTCCTGGCCTCGGGCCTTCGCCGTCTGGGGTTTCGGGACGTGGCCGGGGGCGGGGACAGGGAGCCTGGACACAAGGACCCGGACATCGTGTTCCTGGGTTTTTTCCGCGAGGCCAGTTCCATCTTCCAGGACATCGGGGACCTGCGGCCGGCGGCCGGGGAGCCTGACGGCGTCGATCCCGGGCGGCCCTGGCCGCCGGAGATCCTGGTGGTGGACTTCAACCCGGCGGTCATGCGCGAACTGGCCAGGCGCGGCGTGCGTTGCGTCTACGGCGACGTCGCCAACCTGGACACCCTGGCCCACACGCATATCGAGTCGGCCCGGGTGGTGGTCTCCTCCATCCCCAATTCCGTGCTGCGCGGCACCACCAACCAGCGCATCCTGCGCATGGTCAAGAGGCTGTGCCGCCGGGCCAGGGTGGTGGTCACGGCCAACACCATCGGCGGGGCCATAAGCCTGTATGCCGACGGTGCGGACTTCGTGTTCGTGCCCCGCGTCCATTCCTCGCGGCGCACGGCCGAGGTGGTGTTGGCCTTTCTGGACGGCGTCGGGGACGAGGTGCGCGAGGCCGAGCGGACCGGCCTGGCCGCCCGAGACGAGGTGTTGGGCTGA
- a CDS encoding 3D domain-containing protein, whose amino-acid sequence MKCILSLLALIFCINASNVFADIHAVKENYALGQSILATITAYTDSPRENLGVGKPSGTAIGTRIRPGIVAVSRDLLRAGWHFGKKVYIEDLGVFIIEDTMSSRFSKRIDVAVRDMHHARRIGKTSGRRVVLLHPKGDAATHQASNSVQSRKKS is encoded by the coding sequence ATGAAATGTATTCTCTCTCTTCTTGCTTTGATCTTCTGTATTAACGCATCGAATGTCTTTGCAGACATACATGCGGTCAAAGAGAACTATGCCCTTGGCCAAAGCATCCTGGCCACCATCACCGCCTATACCGACTCCCCCCGGGAGAACCTGGGCGTCGGCAAACCAAGCGGCACAGCCATCGGAACCAGAATCCGGCCGGGCATCGTGGCCGTCTCCCGGGACCTGCTCAGGGCGGGCTGGCATTTCGGGAAAAAGGTGTACATCGAGGATCTTGGCGTATTCATCATCGAGGATACCATGTCGTCTCGCTTCAGCAAACGCATCGACGTGGCTGTACGCGACATGCATCATGCCAGAAGGATCGGAAAAACGTCAGGACGACGCGTGGTTCTCCTGCATCCGAAGGGCGACGCGGCGACGCATCAAGCATCCAACTCGGTTCAGTCGCGAAAGAAAAGCTGA
- a CDS encoding SpoIIE family protein phosphatase, translating into MTLRWKLFLFLLAFSLLPLAVVTGIHRHGTRHVGAVIADGISGGLSEIVATELTQTAKDYAVVMGRSKNALEFALDTLAREAASALARERGTSGGGILPAETFGPPGPLDTPSPDQAARPAPEKGPSSPGTDARAASWVAPPGTSVEAGAASARALEPLVPLFQDMSARFSDAVYSCGVALEDGVFVAYPGRGGFPGGFDVRRQDWYLAAAGAFARGEDRVEWSGPVPDPVSGREVYTLSRPFAGPHGGLAGVAAVKVPLPRVLQESEISSQWSKALRSFLVADVDIPGGGKGLWIWAGSGEDWKGGVGDAGLPVDPENPRHWLVSEDAERFSAFVEAMGKKKSGSTVMSYRGEECFWAYARPFEDLLFVLVLPTSVVAPYADEARRDVADAAGHLLATAGTASVVVLLAVALGALFGSKAVTTPLDMMIAAWKRVAAGDFSVRLDFRTRDERADLARAFNETMPKLADHLRLRESLELAQEVQRNLLPRTPPSLPGLDVAGINLSCDETGGDYFDYFPLAKKEGPVLAAVIGDVTGHGVPSALLMATARALLRASRPGCDAAAGVPRPAERITEANRLLAEDVGESGRFMTLFWAEIDPRTGDMRWVRAGHDPAWIIAPDGEAPQELWGEGVPLGIIPDHVYRDYTGRLDPGRVLLMGTDGIWEARDPSGAMYGKARFFAVARENAARSAADLRDAVLADLAAFKAGNPMEDDVTLVVVKRT; encoded by the coding sequence ATGACGCTACGCTGGAAACTGTTTCTTTTTCTTTTGGCCTTCAGTCTGCTCCCCCTGGCGGTGGTGACGGGGATCCACCGTCACGGGACCCGCCATGTGGGCGCGGTCATCGCCGACGGGATTAGCGGCGGCCTGTCCGAGATCGTGGCCACGGAACTGACCCAGACGGCCAAGGATTATGCCGTGGTGATGGGCCGAAGCAAAAACGCCCTGGAATTCGCCCTGGACACCCTGGCCCGGGAGGCCGCGTCGGCCCTGGCCCGGGAACGCGGGACCAGCGGGGGCGGCATCCTGCCGGCCGAAACGTTCGGCCCGCCCGGTCCGCTGGACACGCCGTCTCCGGACCAGGCGGCGCGCCCCGCTCCGGAGAAAGGGCCTTCGTCCCCTGGAACGGACGCGCGGGCCGCGTCATGGGTGGCCCCGCCGGGGACGTCCGTGGAGGCGGGGGCGGCCTCGGCCCGGGCCCTGGAGCCGCTTGTCCCGCTTTTCCAGGACATGTCCGCCCGTTTTTCGGACGCCGTGTATTCTTGCGGCGTCGCGCTCGAGGACGGGGTGTTTGTGGCCTATCCCGGGCGCGGGGGATTTCCGGGCGGCTTCGATGTGCGCCGGCAGGACTGGTACCTGGCTGCCGCAGGGGCCTTCGCCCGAGGGGAGGATCGGGTGGAATGGAGCGGTCCGGTCCCCGACCCGGTCTCAGGCCGGGAGGTATACACGTTAAGCAGGCCGTTCGCCGGTCCGCACGGGGGCCTTGCCGGGGTGGCGGCCGTGAAGGTGCCGCTTCCCAGGGTGCTCCAGGAGAGCGAGATTTCCTCCCAGTGGTCAAAGGCCCTGCGCTCGTTTCTGGTGGCCGATGTCGATATTCCGGGAGGCGGAAAGGGCCTGTGGATATGGGCCGGATCCGGGGAGGATTGGAAAGGCGGCGTGGGTGACGCGGGGCTGCCGGTCGATCCTGAAAACCCCCGGCACTGGCTGGTCTCCGAGGACGCGGAGCGGTTTTCGGCCTTCGTGGAGGCCATGGGCAAAAAGAAATCCGGAAGCACGGTCATGAGCTACCGGGGCGAGGAATGTTTTTGGGCCTATGCCAGGCCTTTCGAGGACCTGCTTTTCGTGCTGGTTCTGCCCACGTCCGTGGTGGCCCCGTACGCCGACGAGGCCCGCCGGGATGTCGCCGACGCGGCGGGGCATCTTCTGGCCACAGCCGGGACGGCCTCGGTGGTGGTGCTTCTGGCCGTGGCCCTGGGTGCGCTTTTCGGGTCCAAGGCCGTGACCACGCCGCTGGACATGATGATCGCGGCCTGGAAGCGGGTGGCGGCCGGGGATTTCTCCGTGCGCCTGGATTTCAGGACCCGGGACGAGCGGGCCGATCTGGCCCGGGCCTTCAACGAGACCATGCCCAAGCTGGCCGATCACCTGCGGCTGCGCGAGTCGCTCGAACTGGCCCAGGAGGTGCAGCGCAACCTCTTGCCCAGAACGCCGCCCAGTCTGCCGGGCCTGGACGTGGCCGGGATCAACCTGTCCTGCGACGAGACCGGGGGGGACTATTTCGACTATTTTCCCCTGGCCAAAAAAGAGGGTCCGGTTCTGGCGGCGGTGATCGGGGACGTGACCGGGCACGGGGTGCCCTCGGCCCTGCTCATGGCCACGGCGCGAGCCCTTTTGCGGGCCTCCCGGCCGGGATGCGACGCCGCGGCCGGGGTCCCCCGGCCAGCGGAGCGCATCACCGAGGCCAACCGGCTTCTGGCCGAGGACGTGGGCGAATCCGGGCGGTTCATGACCCTTTTCTGGGCCGAGATCGACCCGCGCACGGGCGACATGCGCTGGGTGCGGGCCGGGCACGACCCGGCCTGGATCATCGCCCCGGACGGCGAGGCCCCGCAGGAGCTTTGGGGCGAGGGGGTGCCCCTGGGGATCATTCCCGATCACGTCTACCGTGACTACACGGGCCGGCTCGACCCCGGCCGGGTCCTGCTCATGGGCACCGACGGCATCTGGGAGGCCCGCGACCCCTCGGGGGCCATGTACGGCAAGGCCCGGTTCTTCGCCGTGGCCAGGGAAAACGCCGCCAGGTCGGCCGCGGATCTCCGCGACGCGGTCCTGGCCGACCTGGCGGCATTCAAGGCCGGCAATCCCATGGAGGACGACGTGACCCTGGTGGTGGTCAAGCGGACGTAA
- a CDS encoding enoyl-CoA hydratase/isomerase family protein, with product MAASTYDTDNAFFSANLEDDVLVVRDKKHVIRHTTDLTVTDAFFDYVEGVARDPRIRAVVFFGSPDKPGGLETAQFYQMVLSSRREHYALERLFNLINTYTVALTGMDKITVRAECGRISSFHLNMGLACDYRIVTDDAIFENAAAELGLVTKGGGAYFLSRLIGYKAASEVLLWNRFSAEEALNLGIVDRVAPRGKLDDETMRFARSQLSRPISTLIGVRKLLKTDVDALKKSLATEDLLIHNRVNHPDFAQDLDRYLQGQTEG from the coding sequence GTGGCCGCTTCCACGTATGATACCGACAACGCCTTTTTCTCAGCCAACCTGGAAGACGACGTCCTTGTCGTCCGGGACAAGAAACACGTCATCCGCCACACCACGGACCTGACCGTCACCGACGCCTTTTTCGACTATGTGGAGGGTGTGGCCCGGGACCCGCGTATCAGGGCCGTGGTCTTTTTCGGCTCTCCGGACAAGCCCGGCGGACTGGAGACCGCCCAGTTCTATCAAATGGTCCTGTCCTCGCGGCGCGAACATTACGCCCTGGAACGTCTCTTCAACCTGATCAACACCTATACCGTGGCGCTTACGGGCATGGACAAGATCACCGTGCGCGCCGAATGCGGCCGCATCTCCTCGTTCCACCTGAACATGGGCCTGGCCTGCGACTACCGCATCGTCACCGACGACGCCATCTTTGAAAACGCGGCCGCCGAACTGGGTCTGGTGACCAAGGGCGGCGGAGCGTATTTTCTCTCGCGCCTGATCGGGTACAAGGCCGCCTCGGAGGTCCTGTTGTGGAACCGCTTCTCCGCCGAGGAGGCCCTGAACCTGGGCATCGTGGACCGGGTGGCGCCCCGGGGCAAACTTGACGACGAGACCATGCGCTTCGCCCGTTCCCAGCTCTCCCGGCCCATCTCGACGCTTATCGGGGTGCGCAAGCTGCTCAAGACCGATGTGGACGCCCTGAAAAAAAGCCTGGCCACCGAGGACCTGCTCATCCACAACCGGGTCAACCACCCGGATTTCGCCCAGGATCTCGATCGGTACCTGCAAGGCCAGACCGAAGGCTGA
- a CDS encoding ABC transporter substrate-binding protein yields the protein MLVVHSYNPEYIWTQHINQGLRDALVGMDVDMDVVYLDAKRRPDPSSLREAAALALARIEAEAPRVVVAVDDAAQAYLVEPFLKGRPSPQVVFCGVNAPLDRYGFPADNVTGVRERYHFREGFALVKRIVPGAKSVAFVGEDSESMRYVADDLREEQRQNGPCALEVAGVDVCRTFQEWQEKILYYQDHADVLSFGPYNSLRDGHTGRIVTPDEVMAWTNAVNAKPSVGYSDIAREHGMLCGILESGHEQGFLAGTMAREILTTGRPAGGLPVVVNVKGLVLVNVRTAERLGLRVPFEIIEAAGEVIR from the coding sequence GTGCTCGTGGTGCACAGCTACAATCCCGAATACATCTGGACCCAGCACATCAACCAGGGCCTGAGGGATGCCCTTGTCGGCATGGATGTGGATATGGACGTGGTCTACCTGGACGCCAAACGCCGGCCGGACCCGTCTTCCCTGCGCGAGGCCGCGGCCCTGGCCCTGGCCCGGATCGAGGCCGAGGCCCCCCGGGTGGTCGTCGCCGTGGACGACGCGGCCCAGGCCTATCTCGTCGAGCCGTTCCTCAAGGGGCGGCCCTCCCCCCAGGTGGTGTTCTGCGGGGTCAACGCCCCTCTGGACAGGTACGGATTCCCGGCCGATAACGTCACCGGGGTGCGCGAGCGGTATCATTTCCGGGAGGGCTTCGCCCTGGTCAAGCGGATCGTGCCCGGAGCCAAAAGCGTGGCCTTTGTGGGCGAGGACTCGGAATCCATGCGCTATGTCGCCGACGACCTGCGGGAAGAGCAGCGCCAAAACGGTCCCTGCGCCCTGGAGGTGGCCGGGGTGGACGTGTGTCGGACCTTCCAGGAATGGCAGGAAAAGATTTTGTATTATCAAGATCATGCCGATGTTCTGTCCTTCGGGCCGTACAATTCCCTGCGGGACGGGCACACTGGACGGATCGTCACCCCGGACGAGGTCATGGCCTGGACCAATGCCGTGAACGCCAAGCCGAGCGTGGGATATTCCGACATCGCCAGGGAGCACGGGATGCTCTGCGGCATTCTGGAGTCGGGGCACGAGCAGGGCTTTCTGGCCGGAACCATGGCCCGCGAGATCCTGACCACAGGGCGTCCGGCCGGAGGCCTTCCGGTCGTGGTCAACGTCAAGGGCCTGGTCCTGGTGAACGTCAGAACCGCCGAGCGTCTGGGCCTTCGCGTTCCGTTCGAGATCATCGAGGCCGCCGGCGAGGTGATCCGGTGA
- a CDS encoding calcium-binding protein, giving the protein MSKVFLTGGKGNDTLTGGAGNDVLWGLGGADVLDGGLGNDLLHGGAGSDTVTYAWATRPVRVNLSLTTPQNTGAGGTDTLIDIENVVGGGGNDVLTGSPGDNVLSGGGGHDSLTGNLGNDTLEGGAGNDTLSGGAGTDTATYAGFAGAVTVNLGVSTAQNTGAGGTDTLGGIENLVGGAGNDRLTGNAGANILSGGGGNDSLAGGSGNDTLDGGSGNDILSGGSGTDTATYAGITGAVTVNLGVSAAQNTGAGGTDTLGGIENLVGGAGNDRLTGNAGANILSGGGGNDSLAGGAGNDRLFGDSGNDVLNGGSGNDLLSGGAGHDTLSGSSGNDSLSGGTGNDTLDGGAGNDTLAGGSGVDTATYSWATATVMINLGLATAQDTGAGGTDTLSGIENLVGGDGGDDMTGDDQANVLTGNAGTDFLSGGGGNDTLFGGADGDFLFGSSGDDVLSGGGGVNWLEGGDGDDTVYGGTTQDVLMGNAGRDALHADAGHDNMIGGAGNDTLWGGLGNDIMNGGADIDTLSYGDVAGPVTVNLALTTAQDTGGGGVDTFLGMENLTGGSGNDRLTGDSGANALVGGDGNDTLTGGAGADTLAGGSGADVFVFTKAADSPATAARDTIRDFGTGDRIDLSGIDANSLVRGNQAFTYIGGAAFTGVAGQLSYVHGVLSGDVNGDRTADVRIALAGSPGLTASSFVL; this is encoded by the coding sequence ATGTCCAAGGTATTTTTGACCGGCGGCAAGGGCAACGACACGTTGACCGGCGGGGCGGGCAACGACGTCCTGTGGGGTTTGGGCGGCGCCGATGTTCTGGACGGCGGCCTGGGGAACGATCTCCTGCACGGCGGGGCGGGCTCGGACACCGTGACCTATGCCTGGGCCACGCGGCCGGTCAGGGTGAACCTGAGCCTGACCACCCCCCAGAACACCGGGGCCGGCGGCACGGACACCCTGATCGACATCGAAAACGTCGTCGGCGGCGGCGGCAATGACGTCCTGACCGGCAGCCCCGGGGACAACGTCCTTTCCGGTGGCGGCGGCCACGACAGTTTGACCGGCAACCTCGGCAACGACACCCTGGAAGGCGGCGCGGGCAATGACACCCTTTCCGGCGGGGCGGGAACGGACACCGCGACCTACGCCGGGTTCGCCGGCGCGGTCACGGTGAACTTGGGGGTGAGCACGGCCCAGAACACCGGGGCCGGCGGCACGGACACCCTGGGCGGCATCGAAAACCTCGTCGGCGGCGCCGGGAACGACAGGCTGACCGGCAACGCCGGGGCCAACATCCTGTCCGGCGGCGGCGGCAACGACAGCTTGGCCGGGGGGTCGGGCAACGACACGTTGGACGGGGGTTCTGGCAACGACATCCTTTCCGGCGGATCGGGAACGGACACCGCGACCTACGCCGGGATCACCGGCGCGGTCACGGTGAACCTGGGGGTGAGCGCGGCCCAGAACACCGGGGCCGGCGGCACGGACACCCTGGGCGGCATCGAAAACCTCGTCGGCGGCGCCGGGAACGACAGGCTGACCGGCAACGCCGGGGCCAACATCCTGTCCGGCGGCGGCGGCAACGACAGCTTGGCCGGAGGCGCCGGTAACGACCGCCTTTTCGGCGATTCGGGCAATGACGTTTTGAACGGGGGCTCCGGCAACGACCTCCTTTCCGGCGGCGCGGGTCACGACACCCTGTCCGGGAGTTCGGGCAACGACAGCCTTTCCGGCGGCACGGGCAACGACACGTTGGACGGGGGGGCGGGCAACGACACCCTTGCCGGCGGCTCGGGTGTGGATACCGCGACCTACTCCTGGGCCACCGCCACGGTCATGATCAACCTGGGGCTGGCCACGGCCCAGGACACCGGGGCCGGCGGCACGGACACCCTCAGCGGCATCGAGAATCTCGTCGGCGGCGACGGGGGCGACGACATGACCGGCGACGACCAGGCCAACGTGCTGACGGGCAACGCCGGCACGGACTTTCTTTCCGGCGGCGGCGGCAACGACACGCTTTTTGGCGGGGCGGACGGGGATTTCCTGTTCGGCTCTTCCGGCGACGACGTCCTTTCCGGCGGCGGCGGGGTCAACTGGCTCGAGGGCGGAGATGGCGACGACACCGTGTACGGCGGCACGACCCAGGACGTGCTGATGGGCAACGCCGGCCGGGACGCCCTGCATGCGGACGCCGGGCACGACAACATGATTGGCGGCGCGGGGAACGACACCCTGTGGGGCGGGCTCGGCAACGACATCATGAACGGCGGGGCCGACATCGACACCCTGTCCTATGGCGACGTGGCCGGCCCGGTCACGGTGAATCTGGCCCTGACCACGGCCCAGGACACCGGGGGCGGCGGGGTGGACACCTTTCTCGGCATGGAAAACCTGACCGGCGGCTCGGGCAATGACCGGCTGACCGGCGACTCCGGGGCCAACGCGCTTGTCGGCGGCGACGGCAACGACACCCTTACGGGCGGGGCGGGCGCGGACACCCTGGCCGGAGGGTCCGGGGCGGACGTCTTTGTCTTTACGAAGGCCGCCGATTCCCCGGCCACGGCCGCGCGGGACACCATCAGGGATTTCGGGACCGGCGACCGCATCGACCTGTCCGGGATCGACGCCAACTCCCTCGTACGCGGCAACCAGGCCTTCACCTACATCGGCGGGGCCGCCTTCACGGGTGTGGCCGGGCAACTGTCCTACGTGCACGGCGTGTTGTCCGGCGACGTCAACGGGGACCGGACCGCCGACGTGCGGATCGCGCTGGCCGGGAGCCCGGGCCTGACAGCGTCGTCCTTCGTGCTGTAG
- a CDS encoding CBS domain-containing protein — MRVSDIMTSRVLALGENDSLETAMRLMEDMFIRHIPIVDDTGALTGLITQRDLLAAMRRKDENAPIREAMRTDVTTVGPDESLRRAAEIMIYNKFGCLPVLVDQKPVGIITETDFLKLAIFPLAPGQGNTAKA, encoded by the coding sequence ATGCGCGTGTCCGACATCATGACCTCCCGCGTTCTGGCCCTCGGGGAAAACGACAGTCTGGAGACGGCCATGCGGCTCATGGAGGACATGTTCATCCGCCACATCCCCATCGTGGACGACACCGGCGCCCTGACGGGGCTCATCACCCAGCGCGACCTCCTGGCCGCCATGCGGCGCAAGGACGAAAACGCCCCCATACGCGAGGCCATGCGCACGGACGTGACCACGGTGGGCCCGGACGAGTCCCTGCGCCGCGCCGCCGAGATCATGATCTACAACAAGTTCGGCTGCCTGCCGGTCCTTGTCGACCAAAAGCCCGTCGGCATCATCACCGAGACCGATTTCCTCAAGCTGGCCATCTTTCCCCTGGCCCCGGGGCAGGGAAACACCGCCAAGGCATGA